A portion of the Cryptomeria japonica chromosome 5, Sugi_1.0, whole genome shotgun sequence genome contains these proteins:
- the LOC131062605 gene encoding B-box zinc finger protein 18 isoform X1 gives MRTLCDSCEAAAAQFFCAADEAALCAQCDEKVHSCNKLASRHIRLQLRESWSVPRCDICETAPAFLHCSIDGSSLCLQCDMDVHIGGKRTHQRYLLLGQRVELPNGLNLLEEYGNGKTVDTGRAWQKKYCQEHLHSVAPCHKTNVESNGHLNNGTPCNKKNVEPNGSKD, from the exons ATGCGGACTCTCTGTGATAGCTGTGAGGCTGCAGCTGCCCAGTTCTTTTGTGCTGCTGATGAGGCTGCTCTGTGTGCCCAGTGTGATGAAAAG GTCCATAGTTGCAACAAGCTGGCAAGCAGGCATATAAGGCTGCAACTGCGAGAGTCCTGGTCGGTACCACGCTGTGACATTTGTGAAACTGCACCAG CTTTTCTGCATTGTAGCATTGATGGATCATCCTTGTGCCTCCAATGTGATATGGATGTCCATATAGGTGGGAAAAGAACCCACCAAAGGTACCTGTTATTGGGGCAAAGAGTCGAG CTTCCAAATGGACTCAACTTGCTGGAGGAATATGGGAACGGAAAAACCGTGGATACAGGGAGAGCCTGGCAGAAGAAATATTGTCAAGAGCACCTCCACAGTGTAGCTCCATGTCATAAAACTAACGTTGAATCAAATGGGCACCTCAATAACGGTACACCTTGTAATAAAAAAAATGTTGAGCCCAATGGTTCAAAGGACtga
- the LOC131062605 gene encoding B-box zinc finger protein 18 isoform X2: MRTLCDSCEAAAAQFFCAADEAALCAQCDEKVHSCNKLASRHIRLQLRESWSVPRCDICETAPASKWTQLAGGIWERKNRGYRESLAEEILSRAPPQCSSMS; this comes from the exons ATGCGGACTCTCTGTGATAGCTGTGAGGCTGCAGCTGCCCAGTTCTTTTGTGCTGCTGATGAGGCTGCTCTGTGTGCCCAGTGTGATGAAAAG GTCCATAGTTGCAACAAGCTGGCAAGCAGGCATATAAGGCTGCAACTGCGAGAGTCCTGGTCGGTACCACGCTGTGACATTTGTGAAACTGCACCAG CTTCCAAATGGACTCAACTTGCTGGAGGAATATGGGAACGGAAAAACCGTGGATACAGGGAGAGCCTGGCAGAAGAAATATTGTCAAGAGCACCTCCACAGTGTAGCTCCATGTCATAA